The genomic region CACAGTTTTAGGAAACTACTGAATAATATTtataaattactattttttagCACAGAATAGCATTTCCATAGCaatatttgcatgcattttttatttaactCTGTGCAAGGGCCCTCTGTCTTAACTTAAAACCTAAATCATGTTCATGTTGGCAAACACATCTGCTGAACCTGTGTGAAAGGTTTGCCATGCAGCAGTTGCCATTTCAATGGTACTTTAATCCCTTTACCAAGTACCTGATAAAACCTGATAATCTGTTTGCCGTTAATACTTTGGTAGAAAAAGTGCAATCTTATTCTTTTTAGCTGTTGCTTGTGTGCAAGCAGAGGCATGTGCCACAACAGTTCAAGTGGTATCCTCTGTGAGCTCTACCCTGTTTGCAATTTAATACCCCCAGGCTCCATACTGGTTCCTGTCCTGAAATAAAGACCACGGGCAACTCCAGCTCTAGAGATCAGAGGCAAGTTTTGCAAAATCAAGTAAAAATTGAGCCAACAAGCCAatgctttttatttataaaatttatacaacgcttgattgtaaaaaaaacaaaacaaaacctcagagcagtttacaaaagagaaAATAGCAAAATCAAGAAAATTTACAACTCTActttaaaactttaaaacatacagaagctaaaatactaaaacagattgaaattgtttatttatttagtaatgaTGAAACAACTATGCAGAATAAAAGTGGTCTGGCATTCAGCATTTCAAACAGAAATCTTAAGTTTAAGTTGAAGCATTTGGCAGAAAACTGCCAAAATTAGAGCAAAACGTGCAAAAATGTAATTACCTGTTGTAGTCCCCTTTTGGCTCTTTTTCGTATTTTGAAACTGGTGCACTTTGCAAAATCAAATACATATATCCTTTGCATGGAGCCAGCGAGACACTTACTTCTTTTGCACAATACTGTATTTAATAACATTTGTTATTTCTAAAGTGACTTGACTATAATACAGCACCTGGAGTTTAAACTAAAAAGAACAAAGCTTGCACATAGACTTCAAAAAGCAACGAGCCTTAATGAGAAAACAAGTtgacaggaaaaaggaaagagaaagtctCTTTTCCCAGGTGTTTAACAGAGAacataaataaaagtagattttcCGCCATCCCTTACCTGCAGGGACGAGGTATAACCCAAACTAGTTGCGGACTTAAGAATTTGAGGCTTGTGCTGGTCCCCAGTTCTGTGGCTGACTGCACTATAAAATGAACATTTGGGTGTGAAGTGCATATCTTTTCTGTGTGTCTAGTTGAACTACGTGTGCATATGTGCATTGACATATAAACTGAATTGAGTTTGCTTGTTTAATTTAGAATAAATCACTCCAATAATGCTATAGTGAAGCCTCCTGAAATGACACCACAAGCTGCTGCTAAGGAGTTAGAAGAAGTGATGAAGAGAGTACGGGAAGCCCAGTCTTTTATATCTGCTGCTATTGAGCCAGGTAGGATATTATTACTTTCTTGCAATACGAATATCTCCACTGCTAGGATGAAAGTATCTACTGCAATGAATCCTGGTGTATACTTAGAatagctttttatttattatttttagataTAGGGAAAGGCCAGCTTGAGCAACAACCAGTGGACAACATTATTTTGTGACCCATCTGTTTTTGATGGCGTCTGAGTGGTTTTACACTTTGCACCGTGAAGATAGAACTGTTCATGCACAGGGTAGCACTGCTTTCTATTGTCAAAGCGCTGAATGGAATCCTTTTTATTAACTGTAACATAAAtgtatgggattttttttttcttgttggcCCCTCCTTTCATTAACTCCCTGTCTCCTCCACCTTCTCCCCTGCCAGGTGTCTTGCTTCTTCTTCAGTCTTGTACTTTCATCTTGCTACCTACTGTGCTCACATTCCTCCTTACCTTTTTCTGTGACCTAATCCCATCCAGACTCCCAACCTTTTCTCTATGTATCACAAATAACATTCCTGGGTCAGCAAATCATGGTTTGGTGAAGCGGGAATGAGCAACAAGCTGAAGTTGTTCTCTCTTCCCCACTGCCTTGCACACTCAGCTTCAGAGAAAACTTCCCAGTTTCTTAAACCGGTTTCCTGTGATATCTGAACTCATTAGGAAACTTCATTGCAGCCACTTATTTCTTTGTTAGCTCTCTTCTGAAACTGGGTAAGTGAATGAGAAAATTCTAGCAGTTTTGGCGAAGGGGAGAGTTGGAGACAGATCTGGTTCATCTCTAATCTTCCTAGTTCAGCAAACTCATTTGCAATCCTAGCTTATAGAGAGCACTCCCCAATGTTCTATGATAGCAGTTTCAGAAGAGGTCTCACTGGCAAGAGCTGACGGTTACATGATTTTCTAATGAATGTTGAAATATTTCGCttgccaattattattattattattattattattattaacattttaacCAATTAAAGAAGAACAAATAGCGCTGACTGACATGCAGTTCCATTACCTACCTTACAAGTATCTGGCATTTGCATATCAGATACGTTgggttctttgtttttaaaaaggtggtgctattattattttaaaaaattcaacttCCAAATCCAGAAATAGCTGTTACTGCTTAAGGGGAAGATTCAGTTAGTATTGTTTCCTGACCTGGCTGGCCAGAGTTCATCTGATTGAGCTGATCTGAAAATCACTGGGATTAAATATATCTATCAGTGGAATAACTTTGACTAATGTTTGTCATCCGTTTTCCCAATCTATTGCTTCATTTAGTGATTGGTTATAAAACATATACCGTAGTACTGAAACCGTTCTGTAGAGGGACTAGGTTTTCAAGCATCAACTTCTTAATTGTAATAGTGCTTTGACAATAAAATACAGTGCTATTATGTGTGTTTCTGCATAGTTTTTCAAACTGCTTTATTGGAATTTGTGTTTCTTTCTGAAGTGAGTTTTGCCAAACATGTTTTAAACTTGTGCATTGTGGCGGCAACATAAATCCCATTCCTTATTTAGCTAGCTGTTTATAATTATCTGGTTTATGTGTACTGCTGCAGGATGGCTGCACTCAACGAATATATGCAATGACTTTCTTGGATGTTTCTGAAGGATTTTTGCAAAGAAGGAAGATGTGCAGAGAGTAGGCCCCTTGCAATATATGTGGTACATTCCACTTGTGCCAGATTGTTAGCTGGGATCTGTAAATATTCTGAGCTTACACTGCAAAGTCGTTTTTTCTCTCAGAGTCTGGAAAGAGCAGTGAAAGGAAAGGTGGTCGGTCGCGCTCCCATTCACGTTCAGTATCCAGATCTAGTTCAAAATCTCGAAGGAAAAGATCACACTCAAAACGCAGGTAAAATTCTCATGTATAAATCTTCTGAAAGCAACAGTTGACATGTCCCTTCTCTGTTTCTTAAGGAAATTCAATTTAAGCTGTTAATACAATTTGTGGATGGTTGAAATGAAGAACTGTTTTGAATTTGAATTCCTTATTTTTCATGGCAAGATGGCAGCTGTAGTAAAACAGTTTCGGAAATCATGCTGAATCCAGAGGACAAAATCTGTCTGTTTTTCCAAGAATACCTGTGCTTCCACCAAGAACTGCTTTTGGGTTCCCTTTTCTCCTCTGGGGAGGAAAATGAAGTTGGGCTCTTGAAAAGATGCCTCACTGCTGCTTCCTCTGAATACCCAGTTGGGAAGGAGGGGAATCCACACACACTTCCACCCCCTGTTCAGTTTGTGGAGGCGATAGCTTTCTGCAAAACCCCAACTCACAGGAATAAAAGCATTTTTCCTTCATGGAGAATGGGGCAGAAAAAAGATAAGTGGTTTTTCGTCTGCATATTGGGCTTTTGCAGAAAGTGGCAGCTATGCCCTTTACAAAAAATTAATGGGAAGCTCGGAGAACACCATTCCCTCATCCTTAACATGTCATATCACTCAAAGTATGATGCTGCTGTCTGTTCTTCTGACGTTTGAGGGAGAAAATCTCAGTGTCTTGAGTTTATTAGGTAACTGAGCTGTTTCCCCTTAATTTTAGCCTCACAGTATAACACAATTTTTTCTAGTTGTTAGGGTTTTGAAGAGAAGGTGCAAACAAAATAATGTGAGTTCAACACAATGGAGCTTTTGATAATAAAGTCAAAATATGCCACCCAATAaaactatattttggagggattTGCCACTCCTGTGACTGCAATGTCATATATTTAATATCTAATCCCACAATAGGGGTGAAATAGAAGAATCAGTGCCACCCTTAGCTGCTTAGATATCTCGGTTTCTTGGAACTTCCAGCAGGGTGCACTCTGTGAACGGGTCACATTTTTATCTATTAAGTGTCCTGATTTTTATAATCACTTGTTTCAAAAATTCATGGACTTCGGCACAACTCGGTCACGTGCCAATCACCTCCCAGTGGTCCACAGCCCTGATCTTGTAATGTCAGCCAAACATACCGGTACCAGTGTAAAATACCATTGATGGATGATTTTCAATAAAATTCCTTTATGCTGGAGGAGAGAGATCTAAAAGCCCATAGAGGCTATATCTTTATCCATGGAGGTGCATGAAGTTGTCCCTTAACATACTGTGTCAAAGTTCAAGGATGGAAATCTTGGCAACATGAGTTTTTAGGTAACTGAGGTGGCCCCCAAATCAAATGGTCCGTTTCCTCTTAATTTTTGCTGCAGAATATACAGCAATTAAGTATCTTGGATTCAAATAGTGTTTAGTACTAATTATGTCATACTgaattatttttacattttgttaCATCAGTCTTTGTTTATCTAAATATCCGacattgttttgttcttgttgccTCTTTGGTTTACAGGTCCTTTCTTTTAAGCAAAAACACTCACTACCACCTCAATTCTAAATCTGTTGTGATGGCAGCCATACTATTCAGTGAAAGTTTAATACACTTAAGTACAGAGGAGTGCCATGATGCTAATAAGCAATGGAAGTACTTGATTTAAAATGGGCCTTCTGTGTAGAGTGTGCAGTCCCATTCACTAGTTTCCCATTTGCAGTACTGGACCTgataacatgtttttttttttacatgtatttTATCTCTGTTCTTCTGGTCAATACaataacaaatattaaaatcacACAATGCAAGGAAACCAGAATAAGTATTTGATCATTATGCTGAGCACTGTATTGGATGAGGTAGGTAACAGTTTGAAATATCTCGGTGGAGCAGCTTTGTTACTTCTGTTGGGTAGCTTTTACAGTCTAGCCAGCAACCAGGGTGGTTTGAAGCCAAGCAGGTCTGGGGAGTGCCTGCATAGCTGACCACCTGGAAACAACATCTATGCTGCTTCCATgatagaagaaaggcaggatataaatgtaaggaaataaatgaaatacaaaTTTTGTTTGTGGAAACTTACAACACAACATTAGCTCCACTTCAAATCtctagcatgcacacacactcctaTTGCGTCAGATGAGTATTGCAATAAATAATGGCACTGAGTAGGAACCCGAGCAAGTTCagtgaaattgttttgcaaatacATTCATAAACGTTTTCCTGTACAAAATCATTTTGGGTGAGCCACAAATGTAATTTTATACCCATTTAGTTCTTTTTAGCCTGCTGGACCTCACTTGGATCACAAACGGCAGCTTCGCTTAATCCTTTGCAGTGCATTGTATAGCTTGGTGATGATGACACACATTGAAATATTCAGGGAGCTTACCAAAAATAAATACTACTGATGAAGGAGATGTATCTCTTGGGGATATTCCTTTGGTATATGGACCATTTGAATGAGCCTCAATACTGAAATGCAGTGTTCCTGTCTCCCAtatcccaccctgccctcccccaaATCATGGGCATGTTATAGTAAATGTCTGCACACAATCCAAAGAAGGGGTTGTCATTTAATACAAACTGCAAAGCTTTGTATGCATGGAAGCAAATTTCACAAGATTCTTATCCCTCTGAAAAAAGTTGGGGAAGGAGGCCTCATTATGGAATACATACACCACACCTTAGTTCTGTAAGTAATGCTAATTTGAGGTGGCACTTTGCTGTCCATTATTTTATCAGTTTGATTGCCTTTCTCAAACAATTTTGTTTTAGTTACCTTTTGCTAGGAAGCTAATTTTGATTTATATTCTCTATTTTATGCTCATTTTAAATATTATGTTTGAAAAATTGTAAATTATTTTGTACAGTGGAGTGCAATTACAATTTGTATGGTTTATAATAGGGATTGGTGTAGTCCATAGCATTTATCATTTGCTGTTGCATGTTATAGGAGTAGATCTCGCGACAGATCCCGCTCCAGCCAGAAAGACAGATGTGATAGATCCCTCTCCAGCCAGAAGGACAGACGGGACAGATCCCGCTCCAGCCAGAAGGACAGACGGGACAGATCCCGCTCCAGCCAGAAGGACAGACGGGACAGATCCCGCTCCAGTCAGAAGGACAGACGGGACAGATCCCGCTCCAGCCAGAAGGACAGGCGCAGATCCAAAACTCCACCCAAAAAGCGCTCAAAATCTAAAGAAAGGCTGAGATCAAGAAGCCGGTCGCCTTCTCGGTAAGATTCCTATgattaatttatttcttttatattcCTTGTGAGGTATTGAGCAACTTCCTGAACATTAGATGTACAGTTCACAATCTCACCATGAAATAGTGGTTTTTGTAGCATCCCAACATTTTCACTCATTCAGCATAACAAAGAGCTCTAATTTTatctcctttttattatttacttattacttacttaaaagcatttctaaactacTTAATgtgtaaaatataaaaacaatatccagtaaaacaaaaatacagcccccaaatcaataaaacgGTATAAAAATCTAAAAGCAACCCCCCCAGATAAAACAGATTCAGGAGGTGTTACCCTTCCTTTACTAGATTTACTACTGCTCTACTAGATTCTATTTTGTGATCCTGAAGGCATGCTTGAGGGTGGCAAGAAGCTCTTTGGTTGACTAGttcttttttataattatttttattaaggtttttttttgggggggggggttacaaggTACATACATCAGATGTTGGTTGGTGGGGAGAAAAGAGGTGGGGGTAGGAGGGAAGGTGGGGTAGGAAACTTTAATTCTTTTACATAGTATAGGTATGAAGTTTTTTGTGTCAGCAGTTGACTTTAGTCCTTTGTTGTAATGAATGCTGCACAATTTAAATTAATGTTTTCATTTtacagggagaagaggaaggaaagcaaagagaggatcagagagaaggaaaagattagtagagaaagagacagagataaGGAAAAAGAGAAGGATCCAGACAAGGATAAAGAcaggggcagggagaaggaaaggggcagggagagggagagggacaaAGAGAAGACCAAGGATAGAACAAAAGATCGTGCAAAAGATAAGGACAAGGATCAAGAGAAGGACAAagaccaagaaaaagaaaaagaaagagacaaGGAGAAAGTGTCAGACATAGAAAAAGACAAGGCAGAGGATCTGGACAAAGTCAGAGGGAGGGAAAAAGAGACAGAGACTGAGAAGGAGGGAGACAAGGAGAAGGATAGCGAAGAACAGCtaaaaggaaaagaggaggacAAGGAGAAAGaccaagagaaagaaaaagcagaggagaaaagcagtgaaaaagaaaaagagaaggaagcagagaagCCAAAAGATAAGgacaaggaaggagagaaggcaaaAGATCGAGATAAGGAGCGGgaacgagagagagaaaaggagagagatgaaaaaaggaagaaagaaaagagatcCAGGACACCCCCCAGAAGCTACAGCTCCTCAAGAAGATCACGAAGTTCCAGCAGGTTCAGTTTTTCCCCCCCTTATAATTTTGTCATGCTTCGTAGATTTAGTGCTTctgtttatgatttttttttttggagggggggaaacgtATTCAAATCGGTGTAGAATAAATCATGTCTTTAGTATTGCAAAGGAGAAGAAGGGATAAATACAGTAGGCTCATGTTCTAGGAGGCGGGGTGCGGGGTTTGCACATAAAGCCAATATCATATACAGTGAGAACAACCTCTGCACTGCTCTCACATGACCATCCCTACCTTTCCGAAGCCAGTAAGCTAAGTGGCCCTTTCCCCCTTGGGAGGCTTTTGTGCGGGGTCTAGAGACTCTCACAAGATCTCTTCTCTGCCTTGCGTGCATTTAATTTGTATGATTGTGCACTGAGTGACTCCTTAGGGGAAATCCTGAGGTTTCCAGAAGTGCAAAAAATCTTTAGGGGAAATCCCCCTAAGGTGGGGTGAACTGAGTGTGCCCAGTGAATGCTGACAGTTGGGTCAGGGGGAAAAgcagaaaggaggaagaaggggaaggcatggctggctgactAAAAACAGTGAACAGGAGCTctccacactgcagcattttgttgcagttcccactTGTGAATTGTAATTTCCAACATTAATCTTTAATTAATGAATCCTACAGAGATAGACGGAAGAGGAAGAGCCGAAGTCCCTCAAAGTCTCCAAGATCATCTAAAATTACAAAAAGGAAATCCTCTCGGTCACCATCTCCAAGGAGGTAAGTGTATAGCTCTATCACGCAAGGTCCTACAGTAGGCTCTCCCCAGTGGTCATTTTACTAGAATGATGAGAAATTGGGgttggcacacacacatgcatcctGGAAATACTTATATTGAAGTGTGCTGCATAAAATTTTAAACTCAAATTACATGTATAAGGATAAAGAGGGGTTGTGAATTTTATGATTGGCATTTGTATGAGCTGGAATATGGATGCACTTTTGATTTCTTTGTCAGTGGAAAATTACTTTCAGTGGAGCTGAGTATGTGGAAAAACTGCATTATACTTCTGAGAAAGCatcaagcagtttacaaaatagcaGTTCATTCCTGCTGGataattattttacatttttatagcaCTTGCTTGTTCAAAATCTTCTTACATATGTTgccctgggaaacccagccagatgggcagggtattattattaataacagttattattattattattgcaataagATTACCCCAGTATTGCAGTGGGGGAATGAGGCTAAGAAAACTAGTTAGTTGCCTGAAGCCACCTGCTTCATCTTTAGGCAGAAGCAGTATTTGAAGTGGGCGCTTCTGATTCATGGCTAAGACTGCAGAATTATTGGCCCCATCCAGCATAAAGCTGGAGAAAGGAGACAGAAAcatcagaaaaaactttctgacagtaagagctgtttaacagtggaacagtctcccttgggaggttgtggactccccttcccttgaaatttaaagcagaggttggatggccatctttcctggatgctttggctgagattcctgcattgcatggggttggactaaatgacccgcGGAGTCCCTCCTAACTCTAAAATTCTACGATTGTATGATTCTAAGCATGTTTTGGCTCTTTACTTCAACCAGCAAGTACAAAACATAAACAAGTAGGTTGCAATCCACATTTTGCACGAAAGATGAGCCAGGGaccatctctccctctctattCTGCCAGTGTTGGGAGGAAGGTTCTGGCTTGTCTCACCTGGCTAATTTCTTGCCATGGTAGAATGTCAGACCATGTTATTGGCTGCTCCCCTCTGCCGCTTCATGTGGCATGTTCAGCATTTGTGTGAAAATGTGCATACAGCAGATGCATGCAGGGGAATGTGAACAGACCATATATGACCTTTTTAATTGCAACTACTTCATTCTTATTTTCAAAACAGAAATAAGAAAGACAAAAAGACCGATAAGGAGAGAGACCTGAGTAATGATAGAAAAGAGAGGGAGCGGTCTACCTCCAAGAAAAAGAGTAGCAAAGACAAGGATGTTAAAGAGAAATCTGATAAAACCACAACTTTGAAGGTAAGCCACTGTGAATGAGTGAGCAAGCAAGAAATAGGTGTGGAAAAGAATGCTTGTCATTGACTGGATACATCATGCAGTTTCCTCAAAGGTGCTGTTTGGTGATCATTGGTTGCTTCTAAAGTGCCTAGCACCTCCAAGAACATCTTGATCACTACAGGCTGGGTGAATGTGGGGAATATGAAGAAAACGTAAATTACACTGCAGTTGATGAATAGGACTAAGTAGACTATTTAGTAGAGCAATGCACATGCCATATATAGTGGTagctctggttacatacttaatttgttctggaggtccgttcttaacctgaaactgttcttaacctgaagcaccactttagctaatggggcctcccgctgctgctgcaccgccagagcacgatttctgttcttatcatgaagcaaagttcttaacctgaagcgttatttctgggttagcggagtatgtaacctgaagtgtatgtaacccgaggcaccactgtagcagTATGAAGCTGGAAGTTACAAAGTGGTTGCCTAGAGCAAAATGTCAGATGCTAACAGCCCACATGCATTATCAGCTCTTGATTAACAACATGCCAAGGCTGGCTCTTAGCAGAGATCCTTCTTCAAGGTATCTTTAAAATATTACAGATGAGGGCAACAGACCATGACCATCACTCTGAGATTATCTGTAGTGCTCTAATGAATTGGGGGAATCCTGCagaatgatttttttcttttcttttgataaAGCACCTTTGTTGTGTAGAGTACATGGCTGGGTAGTggtggttgttgtggttgttataGCAGTTCATCTTGTTGGGCCTCCTTATTTCAAAATCCAAGATGATAAGGAGAACATTCACAGTGTCATTTCATGTTAGAGGCAACAAAATCATTCATATTGGCCTGCACTGTTACTTTCCACTCTCAGAGCTGTTTG from Lacerta agilis isolate rLacAgi1 chromosome 11, rLacAgi1.pri, whole genome shotgun sequence harbors:
- the SREK1 gene encoding splicing regulatory glutamine/lysine-rich protein 1 isoform X1 produces the protein MMNSGGIGVPLGFPLTPTSVIQVTNLSSAVTSEQMRTLFGFLGDIEELRLYPPDNAPLAFSSKVCYIKFRESSSVGVAQHLTNTVFIDRALIVVPCAEGKIPDEAKALSLLAPAPTMTSLIPGGGLLPIPTPPVSSIGISLGPLGAIPAAALDHNITAIGDIPQPPIMGNVDPSKIDEIRRTVYVGNLNSQTTTADQLLEFFKQVGEVKFVRMAGDETQPTRFAFVEFADQNSVPRALAFNGVVFGDRPLKLHTGSCPEIKTTGNSSSRDQRINHSNNAIVKPPEMTPQAAAKELEEVMKRVREAQSFISAAIEPESGKSSERKGGRSRSHSRSVSRSSSKSRRKRSHSKRRSRSRDRSRSSQKDRCDRSLSSQKDRRDRSRSSQKDRRDRSRSSQKDRRDRSRSSQKDRRDRSRSSQKDRRRSKTPPKKRSKSKERLRSRSRSPSREKRKESKERIREKEKISRERDRDKEKEKDPDKDKDRGREKERGRERERDKEKTKDRTKDRAKDKDKDQEKDKDQEKEKERDKEKVSDIEKDKAEDLDKVRGREKETETEKEGDKEKDSEEQLKGKEEDKEKDQEKEKAEEKSSEKEKEKEAEKPKDKDKEGEKAKDRDKEREREREKERDEKRKKEKRSRTPPRSYSSSRRSRSSSRDRRKRKSRSPSKSPRSSKITKRKSSRSPSPRRNKKDKKTDKERDLSNDRKERERSTSKKKSSKDKDVKEKSDKTTTLKDKDLSKENQNSEIDKVEKEDTPVAEEVKLQQNGNCQPNEENLSVKTEDV
- the SREK1 gene encoding splicing regulatory glutamine/lysine-rich protein 1 isoform X3; its protein translation is MMNSGGIGVPLGFPLTPTSVIQVTNLSSAVTSEQMRTLFGFLGDIEELRLYPPDNAPLAFSSKVCYIKFRESSSVGVAQHLTNTVFIDRALIVVPCAEGKIPDEAKALSLLAPAPTMTSLIPGGGLLPIPTPPVSSTTTADQLLEFFKQVGEVKFVRMAGDETQPTRFAFVEFADQNSVPRALAFNGVVFGDRPLKLHTGSCPEIKTTGNSSSRDQRINHSNNAIVKPPEMTPQAAAKELEEVMKRVREAQSFISAAIEPESGKSSERKGGRSRSHSRSVSRSSSKSRRKRSHSKRRSRSRDRSRSSQKDRCDRSLSSQKDRRDRSRSSQKDRRDRSRSSQKDRRDRSRSSQKDRRDRSRSSQKDRRRSKTPPKKRSKSKERLRSRSRSPSREKRKESKERIREKEKISRERDRDKEKEKDPDKDKDRGREKERGRERERDKEKTKDRTKDRAKDKDKDQEKDKDQEKEKERDKEKVSDIEKDKAEDLDKVRGREKETETEKEGDKEKDSEEQLKGKEEDKEKDQEKEKAEEKSSEKEKEKEAEKPKDKDKEGEKAKDRDKEREREREKERDEKRKKEKRSRTPPRSYSSSRRSRSSSRDRRKRKSRSPSKSPRSSKITKRKSSRSPSPRRNKKDKKTDKERDLSNDRKERERSTSKKKSSKDKDVKEKSDKTTTLKDKDLSKENQNSEIDKVEKEDTPVAEEVKLQQNGNCQPNEENLSVKTEDV
- the SREK1 gene encoding splicing regulatory glutamine/lysine-rich protein 1 isoform X4 translates to MTSLIPGGGLLPIPTPPVSSIGISLGPLGAIPAAALDHNITAIGDIPQPPIMGNVDPSKIDEIRRTVYVGNLNSQTTTADQLLEFFKQVGEVKFVRMAGDETQPTRFAFVEFADQNSVPRALAFNGVVFGDRPLKLHTGSCPEIKTTGNSSSRDQRINHSNNAIVKPPEMTPQAAAKELEEVMKRVREAQSFISAAIEPESGKSSERKGGRSRSHSRSVSRSSSKSRRKRSHSKRRSRSRDRSRSSQKDRCDRSLSSQKDRRDRSRSSQKDRRDRSRSSQKDRRDRSRSSQKDRRDRSRSSQKDRRRSKTPPKKRSKSKERLRSRSRSPSREKRKESKERIREKEKISRERDRDKEKEKDPDKDKDRGREKERGRERERDKEKTKDRTKDRAKDKDKDQEKDKDQEKEKERDKEKVSDIEKDKAEDLDKVRGREKETETEKEGDKEKDSEEQLKGKEEDKEKDQEKEKAEEKSSEKEKEKEAEKPKDKDKEGEKAKDRDKEREREREKERDEKRKKEKRSRTPPRSYSSSRRSRSSSRDRRKRKSRSPSKSPRSSKITKRKSSRSPSPRRNKKDKKTDKERDLSNDRKERERSTSKKKSSKDKDVKEKSDKTTTLKDKDLSKENQNSEIDKVEKEDTPVAEEVKLQQNGNCQPNEENLSVKTEDV
- the SREK1 gene encoding splicing regulatory glutamine/lysine-rich protein 1 isoform X5, whose protein sequence is MTSLIPGGGLLPIPTPPVSSTTTADQLLEFFKQVGEVKFVRMAGDETQPTRFAFVEFADQNSVPRALAFNGVVFGDRPLKLHTGSCPEIKTTGNSSSRDQRINHSNNAIVKPPEMTPQAAAKELEEVMKRVREAQSFISAAIEPESGKSSERKGGRSRSHSRSVSRSSSKSRRKRSHSKRRSRSRDRSRSSQKDRCDRSLSSQKDRRDRSRSSQKDRRDRSRSSQKDRRDRSRSSQKDRRDRSRSSQKDRRRSKTPPKKRSKSKERLRSRSRSPSREKRKESKERIREKEKISRERDRDKEKEKDPDKDKDRGREKERGRERERDKEKTKDRTKDRAKDKDKDQEKDKDQEKEKERDKEKVSDIEKDKAEDLDKVRGREKETETEKEGDKEKDSEEQLKGKEEDKEKDQEKEKAEEKSSEKEKEKEAEKPKDKDKEGEKAKDRDKEREREREKERDEKRKKEKRSRTPPRSYSSSRRSRSSSRDRRKRKSRSPSKSPRSSKITKRKSSRSPSPRRNKKDKKTDKERDLSNDRKERERSTSKKKSSKDKDVKEKSDKTTTLKDKDLSKENQNSEIDKVEKEDTPVAEEVKLQQNGNCQPNEENLSVKTEDV
- the SREK1 gene encoding splicing regulatory glutamine/lysine-rich protein 1 isoform X2 encodes the protein MMNSGGIGVPLGFPLTPTSVIQVTNLSSAVTSEQMRTLFGFLGDIEELRLYPPDNAPLAFSSKVCYIKFRESSSVGVAQHLTNTVFIDRALIVVPCAEGKIPDEAKALSLLAPAPTMTSLIPGGGLLPIPTPPVSSIGISLGPLGAIPAAALDHNITAIGDIPQPPIMGNVDPSKIDEIRRTVYVGNLNSQTTTADQLLEFFKQVGEVKFVRMAGDETQPTRFAFVEFADQNSVPRALAFNGVVFGDRPLKINHSNNAIVKPPEMTPQAAAKELEEVMKRVREAQSFISAAIEPESGKSSERKGGRSRSHSRSVSRSSSKSRRKRSHSKRRSRSRDRSRSSQKDRCDRSLSSQKDRRDRSRSSQKDRRDRSRSSQKDRRDRSRSSQKDRRDRSRSSQKDRRRSKTPPKKRSKSKERLRSRSRSPSREKRKESKERIREKEKISRERDRDKEKEKDPDKDKDRGREKERGRERERDKEKTKDRTKDRAKDKDKDQEKDKDQEKEKERDKEKVSDIEKDKAEDLDKVRGREKETETEKEGDKEKDSEEQLKGKEEDKEKDQEKEKAEEKSSEKEKEKEAEKPKDKDKEGEKAKDRDKEREREREKERDEKRKKEKRSRTPPRSYSSSRRSRSSSRDRRKRKSRSPSKSPRSSKITKRKSSRSPSPRRNKKDKKTDKERDLSNDRKERERSTSKKKSSKDKDVKEKSDKTTTLKDKDLSKENQNSEIDKVEKEDTPVAEEVKLQQNGNCQPNEENLSVKTEDV